CGTGAATCATCGTCGAATCGGTATCCCTGCAGGAAAATGGGCCGGCTGTCGAAGCTGGTGAGTTCCCACCAGTCTTGTTGAACGGCGGAACCGGTTGGATGGACCTCGGTGATCAGCAGCCGCGGCCGGTTGGTCACGATCAGCGTGACAGTGGCCGAGCTAACGCCGGCGATGTTGGAGGCGAGCAGGGTGTAGTTGCCCGCATGGTCGCGCGTCAGGCTGGGGAGGATCAGTTCAGGAGTTGTCGCTTCGGGCAGGGCCGTGCCGTCTTTGAACCACTGGAGGAAGGGTGGGGGATTCGCCTGTAGGGCAGCTTGAAACCTGACGGTTTGGCCCGGGTAAGCCTCCAAGGTCCGCGGTAGAAGAGTCAAAGTCGGCGGTACGGGTTGTTCGATCACCGAGACGGTTGCGGTCCGGGTGGTGAGGGATTGGAGCCCATTTTGCAGCACTGCATGATAGTTGCCGACGTCGTCGGGCGAGGTGGACTCAAATCTAAGGGTTGAGCTGGTGGCTCCGGCCACGGGAACGCCGTTGCGGTACCATTGGTATCGGGGCCGGGGCAGACCGACGGCTTTCACCGTCAGCTCCGCGGACAAACCCGCCACCGCGACCAGATTTGTGGGATGGGCTATGATCTCCAATGCAACCGGCCCGGCGTGTTCGCCCGGGGATCCCATGTCATCGGAGAGAGCAGCCTTTCTGACGCCCGGGAGTCCGGGCTCGCTGATGCGGCCGAACGAACCGGTTGCGGTATCGTAGGTGAAGGTTCGCCCCGGTGCTGCCGCACCAAAGTCGACACGATCCATGTAATCTTCGTCGCCAACAGCCGTGGGTGACCAGAGGATCACGCTGTCTCCGGCGCTGCTGAGGCCATTCCCGGTGTAGAACACGACCTTTTGGGTGTCAGGTAACCCCCACCATGCGCGAAATGCTTCGGGTGTGGATACCTCGGGGACGTTGTCCTGGACGAAGAGGATGGTTTCCCCGGGCCCAATGACGAGGCCCTCAAAGGGGTTTGGATCAGCCGCAGCCCATCCTCCGCTGTTGTCATTCCACCGAAACCCCGTGAGATCGATCGGCTCGGATCCAAAGTTGGTCAGTTCCCAAAAGTCTGGTCCTTGCAAAGCGCCGAGTTGATTGTTGGTGGAGGCGGAGCTCATGACCTCCGTGATGGCAAGTTGGGCGCCAGCCGGGGGTGCGGCAAAGCATACCAGTATTGCGGTCCCAATGATTGCCCATCCCGGGCCGAAACGTGCGTGTTTCATCGCCCAAGTCTGGCGGATTTGAGGTGACAAATGCGTGTCGTGGGCGTCACGGGACCGTTAAAAGGTGGCTGTATCCGGGGCGCGACCCGGGTTTGGTTGACGGGGGCTGGCCGGGATGAGTGAGGCCGGTGGTTGCAGGGTGGGCGAGAGGGCTCTGGCCGGGTTACAAGGCATAACATGCTCGGTTTCACACAACCCATCGAGCAGGACCGGTCCCGTGGGGCGGGGTGCGCAGCTGCGCAACCGGAGTCGAGTTTGCCGCTGGGTGGATGGGCAGCTTGTGCGGACTTTCCGGACTGCCCTTGACGCGAGGCCCATGCGAGGAAGGGCCGGAGGAGTTTCCGAACGGTGGTTCGGCCGCGTAACCGTCAAGGGCACCGGGTTCGCACCTGCCCGTACGAAAGGGCGGTCGCTTTGCCCGGGAGCCCTGTTGGGAGGTCATGGGTTACGAGACCTCAGGTGACCTGTGCGATGGGGGGTCCGGGCGGCGACCTCGTTGGGATGGAACCAGTCTGGCCGGCGTGAATTCAGAACTTTCGCTTGGGGCCGGCTCCGTGGGGATTTGAACGGGCAGGGCCGTGATGGAGGCCGGGGCTGGGGCTTGGAGTTGTCAGGTGATGCCGCTGTGCCGGAGGTGGCGGGACGGGGCTAGCTGCTTTGGGCGGCGAGGAAACGTTCGGCTTCAATGGCGGCGGCACAGCCCATGCCGGCGGCGGTGATGGCCTGGCGGTAATAGGGGTCTGCGCAGTCGCCGGCAACAAACACACCGGGCACGCTGGTGACAGGACCGCGCCTGGTCAGGATGTAACCGGCTTCGTCCATTTCGAGCTGGCCGCGGAACAGAGCCGTGTTGGGGACGTGACCAATCGCAATGAAGACGCCGGCGCATTCGAGAACTTTTTCGGCCCCGGTTTTGACGTTCTTCAGCCGCACACCGGTGACACGATTCTGTTGGACGTCCAGGATCTCCGTGACGACCGTGTCCCAGATGGGTTGGATCTTTTCATGGGCCAGAACACGGTCGGCCATGATTTTGGAGGCGCGGAGCTGGTCACGCCGATGGACGAGGTAGATGACGGAGCCGAATCGGGTGAGGTAGAGTGCTTCTTCGCAGGCGGAGTCGCCGCCGCCGACCACGACGAGGGGCTTGTTGCGGAAGATCGGCAGGGCGCCGTCGCACGTGGCACAGTACGTGACTCCCTTGTTTTCCAGTTTGGCCTCACTTTCCAAGCCGAGTTTGCGGTGGCTGGCACCGGTGGCAATGATCAGGGCGCGGGCCCGGAGGGGCTCGCCGTCCACCACGAGTTCAAACGGGTAGGTTCGAAGATTGGCGGCTTCCAGCGAGGCCATGCGGGTGCGCGCGCCGAAGCGCTCGGCCTGTTTTTGCATGCGCGTCATCAGTTCGTAGCCGTCCACGCCATCGGGGAATCCGGGGAAATTCTCCACGATGGTGGTGGTGGTGAGAAGCCCGCCCGGCATGGTGCCGGTGAGCACCAACGGGTTGAGATTGGCGCGTGCGGTGTAGAGCGCGGCCGTCCAACCCGCACAGCCCGAACCAACAATCACGACGTCTTCCATGGCGACTTCAACCTAGCGGGCGGATGCCCCTGCCGACAAGCCGTCAACGCATCGGACCCGGTGCCTGCGGCCGCTGAAGCTCGGCTCCGCAGAGCGATCCGTTTCGGCTTCGGCCGGTGCCCGGAGGCCAACGGGTCCGGGGCAGCACGGACGGGGCGCTGGTGCGGGGAGTTCAATCGAAACGCACAACCCGCGCTTGACACCGGAGGGCGCGTCTGATGTGGGTGAGGGCGGTTGTCGTCGGGTGCCCTGCATGAAGGGGTTGGGCGGGACGGGGCGCCCGTAAGGATGCGAACCATGGCCACGTCCGAGACCGTTTCCATCGGGGGCGAAGCCCATGCCGTGCGGCGTGGGGGGATGCGCGTGTTTTTGTGGTCGCTGACGGCCGCGCTGGCGGGGTTCCTGTTTGGTTTCGATACCGTGGTGATCTCGGGTGCGGAGCAGACCATTCAACAGTTGTGGGGATTGAGTGCCGGGTTGCACGGGCTGGCGATGGGGTCGGCACTGTATGGGACGGTGCTGGGTGCGCTGGTGGGTGGTTGGCCGGCCGACCGATGGGGTCGGCGGCCCACGTTGTTTCTGGTGGGGATTCTGTATTTCGTGTCGGCGGTGTGGTCGGCTCTGGCCACGGGTGTTTACTCGTTCAGTCTGGCCCGCTTTTTGGGCGGGCTGGGCGTGGGGGTCGCCACCGTGGTTGCACCGATGTATATCGCGGAAATTGCGCCTCCGGAGCGGCGGGGCCGGCTGGCCGGCATGTTTCAGTTCAACATCGTGTTCGGGATCCTGGCCGCCTTTTTTTCGAACGCATGGATCGGCTGGTGGGGCGGGGCCCACGCCTGGCGCTGGATGTTGGGCGTGGAGGCGGTGCCGGCGTTTGTGTACACGGTGCTTTGTCTGGCGATTCCGGAAAGCCCGCGCTGGCTGTTGGTGCGGCGGGGCGACCGTGCGCGTGCGCTGGAGGTGTTGCGTTGGATCGAGCCGGAGGCGGGTCCGGATCGATGGGAGGCGCACGCGGATCAGATTGTATCGGCTTCCGGTGCCGAGGGGCGCCGTGAGGCGTTCTGGTCGCGCCGGCTGGCACGTCCCATTCTGCTGGCCTTCCTGATCGCGATGTTCAATCAGCTGTCCGGCATCAACGCGGTGCTGTATTTTGCACCACGGATTTTTGAATGGACGGGACTGGGTCGGCAGGCGGCGTTGCTGCAGTCGGTGGGGATCGGAGTGACGAACCTGGTGTTTACGCTGGTGGGTTTGTGGCTGATTGACCGGGCAGGGCGGCGGGCGCTGCTGTTTGCGGGGTCGGTGGGGTACATCGTGTCGCTGGGTGTGGTGGCGCTGGGATTTCTCTACCAGCGGTACGAGTGGGTGGCGCCGTTCATTTTCCTGTTCATTGCGGCGCATGCGGTGGGGCAGGGCGCGGTGATTTGGGTGTTCATCGCGGAGATTTTCCCCAACCGGCAGCGGGCCGGGGGACAGGCGCTGGGGAGTTTTACGCACTGGGCTTTTGCGGCGCTGCTAACCACTGTGTTCCCCAAAATGGCGGAGGTGCTGCCGCCAGCCGGGATTTTCGGATTCTTCTGCGGCATGATGGTCCTGCAGCTGCTCTGGGTCATAGGGATGGTGCCGGAGACCCGCGGTGTGGCCCTGGAGGATATGCAGAAGCGGCTCGGGATCTCCGGCTGATGCGGGCGTGGCATGGGTGGATGGGCGGCGGAACCCCGGTAGGAGCAAGGGCGTGGAGAAAGGGGCCGAACCTTCAGGCACGGGGTACGGGCGGCGAGCGCCGTGGTTGCG
The window above is part of the Limisphaera ngatamarikiensis genome. Proteins encoded here:
- the trxB gene encoding thioredoxin-disulfide reductase, which gives rise to MEDVVIVGSGCAGWTAALYTARANLNPLVLTGTMPGGLLTTTTIVENFPGFPDGVDGYELMTRMQKQAERFGARTRMASLEAANLRTYPFELVVDGEPLRARALIIATGASHRKLGLESEAKLENKGVTYCATCDGALPIFRNKPLVVVGGGDSACEEALYLTRFGSVIYLVHRRDQLRASKIMADRVLAHEKIQPIWDTVVTEILDVQQNRVTGVRLKNVKTGAEKVLECAGVFIAIGHVPNTALFRGQLEMDEAGYILTRRGPVTSVPGVFVAGDCADPYYRQAITAAGMGCAAAIEAERFLAAQSS
- a CDS encoding immunoglobulin domain-containing protein; this translates as MKHARFGPGWAIIGTAILVCFAAPPAGAQLAITEVMSSASTNNQLGALQGPDFWELTNFGSEPIDLTGFRWNDNSGGWAAADPNPFEGLVIGPGETILFVQDNVPEVSTPEAFRAWWGLPDTQKVVFYTGNGLSSAGDSVILWSPTAVGDEDYMDRVDFGAAAPGRTFTYDTATGSFGRISEPGLPGVRKAALSDDMGSPGEHAGPVALEIIAHPTNLVAVAGLSAELTVKAVGLPRPRYQWYRNGVPVAGATSSTLRFESTSPDDVGNYHAVLQNGLQSLTTRTATVSVIEQPVPPTLTLLPRTLEAYPGQTVRFQAALQANPPPFLQWFKDGTALPEATTPELILPSLTRDHAGNYTLLASNIAGVSSATVTLIVTNRPRLLITEVHPTGSAVQQDWWELTSFDSRPIFLQGYRFDDDSRSLAAAFVITQDVVIHPGQSIVFVESTASRPMTPEAFRAWWGDQVPGSTPIIVYQGPGLGLSSSGDAVYLWNAAATEDSDFLCGVTFGASPTEVRRTFVYDPDHPEPQYPFGGLLTTTAQLGVDGAILSTLGDVGSPGRVVDVPALHLDIAAGLGVLQWSAVPGRTYRIEETLQLRAFPLSWRVLAQFQATNTPAILHVPLSEDAAFFRIGVVLPYPEP
- a CDS encoding sugar porter family MFS transporter; protein product: MRVFLWSLTAALAGFLFGFDTVVISGAEQTIQQLWGLSAGLHGLAMGSALYGTVLGALVGGWPADRWGRRPTLFLVGILYFVSAVWSALATGVYSFSLARFLGGLGVGVATVVAPMYIAEIAPPERRGRLAGMFQFNIVFGILAAFFSNAWIGWWGGAHAWRWMLGVEAVPAFVYTVLCLAIPESPRWLLVRRGDRARALEVLRWIEPEAGPDRWEAHADQIVSASGAEGRREAFWSRRLARPILLAFLIAMFNQLSGINAVLYFAPRIFEWTGLGRQAALLQSVGIGVTNLVFTLVGLWLIDRAGRRALLFAGSVGYIVSLGVVALGFLYQRYEWVAPFIFLFIAAHAVGQGAVIWVFIAEIFPNRQRAGGQALGSFTHWAFAALLTTVFPKMAEVLPPAGIFGFFCGMMVLQLLWVIGMVPETRGVALEDMQKRLGISG